Proteins encoded in a region of the Prunus persica cultivar Lovell chromosome G4, Prunus_persica_NCBIv2, whole genome shotgun sequence genome:
- the LOC18779668 gene encoding reticuline oxidase, whose product MAISLRNPFTGFLMFMWFCVPCLAESPTHQLTCCLTLHDINFTAFPATENDSAANNYYKLLNFSIQNLRFVDPTVPKPIAIILPESLEQLINSIFCSRQRSLEIRVRSGGHSYEGTSSVAEDGARFVIIDMMNLNRVSVDLETETAWVEGGATLGETYHAIAKASLVHGFSAGSCPTVGVGGHIAGGGFGLMSRKYGLAADNVVDALLVDAEGRLLDREGMGDDVFWAIRGGGGGVWGVVYSWKIQLLKVPQIVTAFVVSRPGEKRHVAKLVDKWQNVSPYLEDDFYISCFVGAGLPEAKNATSPSGISATFKGFYLGPRSTAMSILNQAFPDLGITQDDCTEMSWIESVVFFSGLSKGSLVSDLRNRYLQEKGYFKAKSDYVRTPISQAGIEAAIEILEEEPKGYVILDPYGGIMHHVSSESIAFPHRKGNLFTIQYLVEWKEEDNYKKDDYIDWIRRLYNSMTQFVSWDPRAAYINYVDLDLGTMRFVDPSVTTKDAVEIARDWGEKYFLNNYNRLVKAKTLIDPSNVFRNQQGIPPMSLAGLSSVLHAEI is encoded by the coding sequence ATGGCAATTTCCCTAAGAAACCCATTTACTGGGTTCCTTATGTTCATGTGGTTTTGCGTTCCTTGTTTAGCTGAATCCCCCACACACCAACTCACTTGTTGTTTGACTCTTCATGACATCAACTTCACTGCATTCCCTGCCACGGAAAATGACTCTGCCGCTAATAATTACTATAAGTTGCTCAATTTTTCCATTCAAAATCTTCGTTTTGTTGATCCCACAGTTCCTAAGCCAATTGCCATCATACTTCCCGAGAGCCTTGAGCAGCTAATAAACTCTATATTTTGCTCTAGACAACGGTCGTTGGAAATTAGAGTAAGGAGTGGAGGACACAGCTATGAAGGCACATCGTCCGTTGCCGAGGATGGAGCTCGGTTTGTGATCATCGACATGATGAATTTGAACCGGGTTTCGGTGGATTTGGAAACTGAAACGGCGTGGGTGGAAGGAGGTGCAACGCTGGGTGAGACGTACCATGCAATTGCTAAAGCAAGCCTTGTTCATGGGTTCTCAGCCGGGTCATGCCCAACTGTGGGGGTTGGTGGCCATATTGCCGGTGGTGGGTTCGGGCTAATGTCAAGAAAGTATGGGCTCGCGGCGGATAATGTGGTGGACGCACTTCTTGTCGATGCGGAGGGACGGTTGTTAGACCGAGAAGGCATGGGAGATGATGTGTTTTGGGCTATTAGAGGAGGTGGTGGGGGTGTTTGGGGAGTTGTCTATTCTTGGAAAATCCAACTCTTGAAAGTGCCACAAATTGTAACTGCCTTTGTTGTGTCTAGACCAGGCGAAAAAAGGCATGTAGCAAAGCTAGTAGATAAGTGGCAAAACGTTTCACCTTACTTGGAAGACGACTTCTACATTTCATGTTTTGTTGGTGCTGGATTGCCAGAAGCCAAGAATGCCACAAGCCCTAGTGGAATATCAGCCACATTTAAAGGGTTTTATCTAGGCCCAAGAAGCACTGCCATGTCTATCCTAAATCAAGCTTTCCCTGACTTGGGTATTACACAAGATGATTGTACCGAAATGAGTTGGATCGAGTCCGTTGTGTTCTTCTCCGGCCTAAGTAAGGGCAGCTTAGTCTCTGACTTGAGAAATCGGTATTTGCAAGAAAAAGGGTATTTCAAAGCCAAATCTGACTACGTCAGAACCCCGATTTCTCAAGCCGGAATAGAAGCTGCGATAGAAATACTTGAGGAGGAACCCAAAGGGTACGTCATCTTAGACCCGTATGGTGGGATTATGCACCATGTGAGCAGCGAGTCCATTGCTTTTCCTCACAGAAAAGGCAATCTCTTTACAATTCAGTACCTGGTGGagtggaaagaagaagacaattaCAAAAAAGATGACTACATAGATTGGATAAGAAGATTATACAATTCAATGACACAATTTGTGTCATGGGATCCAAGGGCTGCTTATATCAATTACGTTGACCTTGACCTCGGAACAATGCGTTTTGTTGACCCTAGTGTTACAACTAAGGATGCTGTGGAGATTGCCAGGGATTGGGGTGAGAAGTACTTCTTGAATAACTACAACAGACTGGTCAAAGCAAAAACACTTATTGATCCAAGCAATGTTTTCAGAAACCAACAAGGGATCCCTCCAATGTCTTTGGCGGGTCTCAGTTCAGTTCTGCATGCTGAGATTTGA
- the LOC18780226 gene encoding protein GAST1, producing the protein MAFKLSIFMLCVAALMLVLLEANQASTVETSALQQQENYQPYGTTQGSLRPQECGPRCTTRCSATAYKKPCLFFCQKCCAKCLCVPPGTYGNKQVCPCYNNWKTKRGGPKCP; encoded by the exons atggctTTTAAGTTGAGCATTTTCATGCTCTGTGTAGCAGCTTTGATGCTTGTGTTACTAGAAGCAAACCAG GCCTCTACTGTGGAAACATCAGCATTGCAACAACAGGAGAATTACCAACCA TATGGTACTACCCAAGGCAGCCTTCGTCCTCAAG AGTGCGGACCGCGGTGCACTACTCGGTGCTCGGCCACAGCATACAAGAAGCCTTGTCTGTTTTTCTGCCAAAAGTGTTGTGCAAAGTGCTTGTGTGTGCCTCCTGGAACATATGGAAACAAGCAAGTTTGCCCTTGCTACAACAACTGGAAGACCAAGAGAGGAGGACCAAAATGCCCCTAA